From Thermodesulfobacteriota bacterium:
ATGTACGGCCGGGTTTTCCTGGTCCAGATTGTAAGCGGTTAATGCCTCTCCCAGGGCGGCCGGAAGATTTCCCTCGCTCAGGTAGGTATCGCTCAGCCTCAGGTGTATCATGGTCTTTTTCTGGCGTATAGCCATGTCTTCAGCGCAGGATACGAACGTCAGGGTAAGCAGGATGAGTAAAGAAAACCGCAGCCCTATTCTTTGCCGGGGCATAGCCATTATATCACCTTATTCAGGGAGTATTCTATAATCCCTTCCGCTCCGGCCCTGAGGAGTTTGGGGATAAGGTCTCTGACCGTTTTCTCTTCAACGACGGTCTCCACCGAATACCACTGAGATTGGTAAAGATGGGCTATCGTCGGCGCGTTGAGACTGGGGAGTAAGCCAATGACCACTTCTAATTTTTCTTCAGGGACATTCATCTTAATGCCGACCATTTTGTAGGCCAGCAGGGCGCCTTTTAACAGCAAGGCGATCTGCTGTATCTTTTCCCTTTTCCATTCGTCCTGCCAGGATTCGTTATTGGCGATAAGTTGGGTATTGGACTGCATGAATTCGTGGATGATGTGGAGGCCATGCGCCTTTATGGTGCTGCCGGTCTCGGTAACCTCTACGATAGCGTCAGCTAATCCCGACACCACCTTGGCCTCGGTAGCTCCCCAGGAGAATTCAACCTGGACGGGGATATCCCTTTCCGCAAAATAGCGTTTCGTAAAGTTGACCAATTCTGTAGCTATTTTCTTGCCGGCGAGGTCCTCCAGTTTCTTAATGGGCGAGTTTACCGGCACTGCCAGGACCCAGCGGGTAGGGCGGTTGCTTACCTTGGAATAGACCAGATCATCTACCACCGTAATCTGCGAACCATTTTCCAGTATCCAGTCCTTGCCGGTAAGGCCGGCGTCCAGGGTGCCGTTTTCCACGTAACGGGACATCTCCTGCGCCCGGCAGATGTGACATTCAATGTGTTCATCATCTATCTCCGGGAAATAGCTGCGGGAATTAAGCGAGATCTTCCACCCGGACCTGGCGAATAATTCAAGGGTGGCCTTTTCCAGGCTGCCCTTGGGTATGCCCAGCCTTAGTTTTTTCAAGACTTATAAACCTCCTTGGGATCAAATACCTTTTCTCCTGCTATCTTCAATTCGTTGTCTTCTACCTTCCGATAGAAACAGCTCCTGTACCCGGTGTGGCAGGCCGCGCCGCCAAGCTGATCCACCTTGACCAGTATGGTATCCTCGTCACAGTCAACATAGATTTCTTTTACTGCCTGGACATGACCGGAGCTTTTGCCCTTAAGCCACAGCTCCTGACGGGTGCGGCTGAAGTAATGGACCTTTCCGGTCTCCAGGGTCTTTTGCCAGGCATCTTCATTCATATAGGCGAGCATCAGAACTTCGCCCGTCTTGTAATCCTGGGCAATAGCGGGCAATAACCCGTTGCCCTTGGCAAAATTGAGCTTAACCACGTCTGAACCTTTCTGTTTTCCACATCGGTGACTGATTAGTTTTCATCCGGAAACTATCGTTTCCGAATGAAAGCTTTCAGCGATCAGCGTTCAGCCGTCAGCAAAAAATAAGACAAACAACGTCTTAAGCTGAAAGCTGATAGCTGACTGCTGACCGCTCCATCCGGAAATCTCGCGTTTCCGGATGAACACTAATTAAAGGGTAAGCAGGCGATTGTCAACCAAAAACTGCCCTGGAGTAAGCGCGTACCTATTCCCGAGGGTTATTTACCGATGATTTACGGAGAGTGCTTGCTTAGTCGGACAGACTAGAATGGGGCCGCAGGGGCGACTACATTGACATACCCCACACCGGGTTGCGGATTGTGTTGCCCAAGAAACCCCGCACACTCGACCCAGCGTCCCGTTTGCATGGCTATTTTCTGAAGCAGGCGGTGGTGTAGCGCATGTCCGGATTTATGGACTACAATGTGTCCCAGGATCGGCTTGCCGAGGAGCGCTATATCTCCAAGTAAGTCCAGGATCTTGTGACGGACAAACTCGTTCTCAAATCTCAGGCCGCCTTCGTTGAGAATAGAAGAGTCGTCCATGACGATAGCATTGTCGAGAGAGCCTCCTAAGGCAAAGCCGTTTTCCTTAAGATTTTGGACTTCGTACAGGAAACCGAAGGTCCGGGCATTTGCAATTTCCTGGCAGAACGTCTCTTCTGAGAAGGCCATGCTATAAGATTGCTGTTGTATAAGGGGATGATTAAAATCAATGCTGTATGTGATCTTCAGGGAGTCGTCCGGATATATAGATAGAGTTTTATCTTCACAACGAACCTGGATAGGTTCGGTTATCTTAATATATACCCTTTTTTCTCTTTGTTTGACCGGCCTGGCCTTATTCAGCATAAGGACAAATGGCGCGGCGCTTCCATCCAGACTGGGAACCTCCGGGCCGTCTATCTCGACGAGCGCATTATCTATTCCCATACCCATAAAGGCCGCCATAAGGTGTTCCACAGTAGCCACACTGGCATCTCCCACGCCCAATGTAGTGGCCAGGGTTGTGTCTGTTATATGCTTGTAATGAGCGGGAACTGATGGCTTGCCCGGCAGGTCGGTGCGTCTGAAGATAATCCCGGTATTAGCCGGAGCAGGTTTAATGATTAGATTAACCTCTAATCCGTTATGCAGGCCTATTCCTGAACATCTTACTTCTTGAGTTATGGTATGCTGATAAGGTGACAAAGTAAACCCTTTCTAATAAAAGTTACTCAGTGTATATGCAATACTCGTGCCTATGTTAGTTAAGATGGCCCCTGATAATTATTTGCCGTTATTTCAAATTGTTATGTGATAGCTTTCCGGGTGTTTTTTCTATAGCTTCCATAAAACTGTTCTTCTGGTTACGGCCACCTGTGTCGAAAAGGACACGACAGGCGCGTAGGTTATGTACTTTTTATAACAAGTTGCCATAAGGCGCCTCATTGTGCTTTTACCCAGTCTTCAGGTGTATTAATATTAATACAGGAACGCATCTCCGGATCGATTTCAGATAACTCCGCCCCGGTTATGGTTTTTATTCTAACCCGGTTATAAAAACCGGTAGTCTTAAGCTGGTCGGCGATAAGGTCTTCATGAATGTAATCGAGACATCTTCGGGCATATACGGCATGGAGCGGCTCATAACCACCGGAGATAAGCGGTACAATGACATCCCGTTTTGGACTTGTCTGCTTCAGGATGTAATCAATGACCTCTTTCTTCAAAAAGGGCATGTCACAGGCCACAACAAAGGCATGGGACGAGGCGGCATAAAAAAGACCGGTGTAAAGTCCGCCCAAAGGGCCTTTTCCTTTTATGAGGTCGGTTACTACCTTAACGCCTAGAAAGGAATAAGCGCATGGGTGGTTGGTCACCACGATTAACTCATCGAATATGTCTTTCAGAACCTCACAGATGTGACCTATAATAGGCCTGCCTTCCAGCGCCAGCAGGGCCTTATTTTCTTTCATCCGCTCACTTTTCCCGCCGGCCAGTATTATGGCAGTCATTTTTTGGACCATTAGTATCCTAGTTGCTTGATAATCTCCGGACTCTTTGCCCAGCCTTTGCGTATCTTGACCCACAGCCTGAGGAAGACCTTTGTGCCGACCATAACCTCTATCTCCCTGCGGGCGGACTCACCAATTTTCTTAAGCAGGCTGCCGCCCTTACCGATCACGATACCTTTCTGTGAATCCTTCTCCACATAAATTGTAGCGGAGATGGATGTGATCTGTTTTTCGGCATTTTCCTTGAATTCATCAATAATTACTGCCGTGGCATAGGGAATTTCCTGGCCGGTCAAGAGAAATATTTTTTCGCGGATAATCTCAGCGGCAATAAAGCGTTCCGGCTGATCGGTAATCATGTCCGCCGGATAATAAGGAACTCCGGCCGGTATGAGTGTAAGCATATCCGTCAACAGGAGATCCACGCCCTCTCCGGTCAGAGCGGATACGGGAACAATGGCCTTGAAGTCATAAATATCTTTATACTGCGCAATTAACGGCAAAAGGGTTTCCTTTTTTATCAGGTCTATCTTGTTGATAGCCAGGATGACGGGGGTAGGGATATTGTGCAGCTTTTCGATAACCAGCGCCGTATCATTACCAAATGGATGGAGACCGGCATCTACGGTCAGGAGGACGACGTCAACCTCGCGCAAGGTATCTACGGCAGCCTTCACCATGAATTCGCCCAGGACATTTTTGGCCTTGTGGATACCCGGTGTATCCAGGAAGATAATCTGATATTCCGATTGGGTCAGGATTCCTAATATCCTGTTTCGTGTCGTCTGGGGGCGGGGAGAGACTATGGCCGTCTTTTGCCCTAAAAACCGGTTAAGGAGCGTGGATTTACCTACATTGGGGGCGCCAATAATGGCCACATATCCGGACTTGAAATCTTTAACCTCGTGTGACATGGAAATCCCCCCGGCCAAGACTCTGATCGGTCCATACCTTCAATGACCGTATGGCGCTTTTTTTTTGCAGGTCAGCAAGGACGCGTTTTTTAAAGCCGGTCAACAAGGAAACGTCAGACGGCGCGATCCATATCCCGACTTCATCCGAACCGCGAAAAGGCTCTAATTTTTTCATCAAGTCATTTTTAAAGACTTCAGCCCTGACTATCTGACCGAATGCCGGATGATAAGGGCCGGCGATAAGATTCTTCTCCAGACCGGCGTCTGCCTGGAGACCCATGCGGATGACGGCAATGCCTCTTTCCCGGCCAAGGATGAATATATCCCGGCATATCTCTACAGCTTCCTCGAGCGTAAGCGGATGGTATTCTCCTTTTTGGTAAAGGTCGGCTAAGACCGTCCCCCTTAAGACCAGCGTAGGATAGATACGCATGAAGTCCGGCTTATGAGCGAAGAGTGGTTCGAGGGCGCCGAGGATTTCCCTGCGGTCTTCGCCGGGCAAGCCGATCATAATCTGTGCCCCCACCTGGAATCCAGCCTCCTTAAGCATTCGAACGGCCCGTAGATTGTCCCGGGAGGTGTGTCCGCGGCGCGTCCTGTCCAGTACGGCGTCATTCATGGATTGGATGCCCAGTTCCACGGTCTTTACCGGGTATTTCCTGAGCAGCGTGATCTCTTCCGTATTGATATAATCAGGTCTTGTGGAAAGGCGGACAGAATGGACTTTTTTTTCTTCCCAGAAAGGCAGCACCACAGAGAGGGTTTCTTCTTGAAGGGCGGTATCCAGGCCGGTGAATGTCCCGCCGTAAAAGGCTACCTGGGTCTCTGTCCTTTGCGCCTTTCTTTTCCTGTTCAGCCCTTCTTCAATAGTAGATGCCACCCATTTTGCCGTTATGGGTGAGATATCCTGGCCGGTTATGTTGGGCTGATTACAGAAGATGCATTTTTGGGGGCATCCCTGGTGAGAGATGAAGATGGGTATGATATACGGATTCATTGACTTTTTGCGAGATCTTTAATTTTGACGGCTGCGAGTTTTTTCAGGGCGTTCTGGGCGGCCTTTTGTTCGGCCGCTTTCTTATTTTTGCCCATTCCACGGGCCAATATTCCCCCGTTAAGTTTAACGCCTATGGCAAACCTTTTCTGATGTTCGGGCCCTGATTCTTTCAATACGACATATTCCGGTATCGCCTTGAATTCCTCCTGTGTATATTCCTGCAGCTGGCTCTTAAAATCCAGCAGAGATCTTCTGCTGATTGACGCGGGGAGAAACGGCAGAAAATGTTTTTTTACCAGATTGTGTACCGGTTCCAGTCCGCCGTCAAGATAGATAGCAGCCAGGAGCGCCTCATAGGTATCGGCCAATATGGAATTTTTAGCGCGACCTCCGGATAATTCTTCGCCTTTGCCCAATAGCAGAAACTTCCCCAGGTTTAATTTTTTGGCCAATTGGGAGAGGCTGTTTTCACTGACCATGTTGGCCTTTAACTGGGACAGGGTGCCTTCTTCGTAATCCGGATATTTAACAAAAAGGAGATGACCGACGGCCAACCCCAGTACGGCATCCCCCAGAAATTCAAGACATTCGTTGTTTGCCGGTTTTGATGTCTGTTCATAGCTGTATGAGCGATGTACAAGGGCCTGATTCAGGAGCATTTTATCTTTAAAAATATAGGAAATTTTCTTTTCGAGACCGTGTAAAATTTTTTCCCGCATTGATTCCATGGCAATTAAACATACTTATTGCGCTTGTCCTGTATTGTCAAGGCCATAAAAAACCAGGCCATCCCTAAGGCGGATGGCCTGGTTTTTATACAAGTTATTGATAACGGATCTTATTACTTTATATGGCCTTTCAGGTCTTTCCCGGGCCTGAACTTGACCACCTTGGACGCCTTAATCTTGATCGGCTGACCGGTTTGAGGATTGCGCCCTGTCCTGGCCTTACGTTTGGAGACACTAAAGGTGCCGAAACCGGTAAGCGCCATTCTGCCTTCTTTTTTGAGGACTTCTTTGACGGCGCCAAGAAGAGTATTAATGGCCTTTTCTGCTTCTACCTTTTTTATCCCCACTTCTTCGGCTACTTTTGCAACTAATTCCGCTTTGGTCATAATTTATTCTCCCCCTTAATTATTATTAATTTGGTTAGCCTGCTAACCTTGGTGGCCCTATGTGTACTTACCTTAAGCCGGAGTATTCGCTAAAAAGCAGCCTATATCTTTATAATTAAAGATTGCTGGGACAAATATCACATCTACATTAGGATTTCAACAAAAAAAACAGCAAGATAATCTTTTTTATTTTTCACAGTCATGGGTCAGCGCATTTAATATTAAAAGTAGCGGGCTGCAATAGAGGGGGCGGCTGAAGTATCTAGGCCATTTTACTTGGAAATCAGGACATTAACGTTGACAGGCATAGATAAAAATATTATCTTGATCCCGGTTTACAGGGGGTAGCAGGTGGATCATATTATCCGGCGGAGTTTACAGGATTCCCTGAGAATAAAGGAAAAATTTATCCTGGACCATGCCGATCGAATTAAAGAATTGGCCGTGTGGA
This genomic window contains:
- the hisG gene encoding ATP phosphoribosyltransferase, whose translation is MKKLRLGIPKGSLEKATLELFARSGWKISLNSRSYFPEIDDEHIECHICRAQEMSRYVENGTLDAGLTGKDWILENGSQITVVDDLVYSKVSNRPTRWVLAVPVNSPIKKLEDLAGKKIATELVNFTKRYFAERDIPVQVEFSWGATEAKVVSGLADAIVEVTETGSTIKAHGLHIIHEFMQSNTQLIANNESWQDEWKREKIQQIALLLKGALLAYKMVGIKMNVPEEKLEVVIGLLPSLNAPTIAHLYQSQWYSVETVVEEKTVRDLIPKLLRAGAEGIIEYSLNKVI
- the hisI gene encoding phosphoribosyl-AMP cyclohydrolase — protein: MVKLNFAKGNGLLPAIAQDYKTGEVLMLAYMNEDAWQKTLETGKVHYFSRTRQELWLKGKSSGHVQAVKEIYVDCDEDTILVKVDQLGGAACHTGYRSCFYRKVEDNELKIAGEKVFDPKEVYKS
- the lpxC gene encoding UDP-3-O-acyl-N-acetylglucosamine deacetylase, whose product is MSPYQHTITQEVRCSGIGLHNGLEVNLIIKPAPANTGIIFRRTDLPGKPSVPAHYKHITDTTLATTLGVGDASVATVEHLMAAFMGMGIDNALVEIDGPEVPSLDGSAAPFVLMLNKARPVKQREKRVYIKITEPIQVRCEDKTLSIYPDDSLKITYSIDFNHPLIQQQSYSMAFSEETFCQEIANARTFGFLYEVQNLKENGFALGGSLDNAIVMDDSSILNEGGLRFENEFVRHKILDLLGDIALLGKPILGHIVVHKSGHALHHRLLQKIAMQTGRWVECAGFLGQHNPQPGVGYVNVVAPAAPF
- a CDS encoding molybdenum cofactor guanylyltransferase, whose translation is MTAIILAGGKSERMKENKALLALEGRPIIGHICEVLKDIFDELIVVTNHPCAYSFLGVKVVTDLIKGKGPLGGLYTGLFYAASSHAFVVACDMPFLKKEVIDYILKQTSPKRDVIVPLISGGYEPLHAVYARRCLDYIHEDLIADQLKTTGFYNRVRIKTITGAELSEIDPEMRSCININTPEDWVKAQ
- the era gene encoding GTPase Era, with product MSHEVKDFKSGYVAIIGAPNVGKSTLLNRFLGQKTAIVSPRPQTTRNRILGILTQSEYQIIFLDTPGIHKAKNVLGEFMVKAAVDTLREVDVVLLTVDAGLHPFGNDTALVIEKLHNIPTPVILAINKIDLIKKETLLPLIAQYKDIYDFKAIVPVSALTGEGVDLLLTDMLTLIPAGVPYYPADMITDQPERFIAAEIIREKIFLLTGQEIPYATAVIIDEFKENAEKQITSISATIYVEKDSQKGIVIGKGGSLLKKIGESARREIEVMVGTKVFLRLWVKIRKGWAKSPEIIKQLGY
- a CDS encoding radical SAM protein, giving the protein MNPYIIPIFISHQGCPQKCIFCNQPNITGQDISPITAKWVASTIEEGLNRKRKAQRTETQVAFYGGTFTGLDTALQEETLSVVLPFWEEKKVHSVRLSTRPDYINTEEITLLRKYPVKTVELGIQSMNDAVLDRTRRGHTSRDNLRAVRMLKEAGFQVGAQIMIGLPGEDRREILGALEPLFAHKPDFMRIYPTLVLRGTVLADLYQKGEYHPLTLEEAVEICRDIFILGRERGIAVIRMGLQADAGLEKNLIAGPYHPAFGQIVRAEVFKNDLMKKLEPFRGSDEVGIWIAPSDVSLLTGFKKRVLADLQKKSAIRSLKVWTDQSLGRGDFHVTRG
- the rnc gene encoding ribonuclease III; this encodes MESMREKILHGLEKKISYIFKDKMLLNQALVHRSYSYEQTSKPANNECLEFLGDAVLGLAVGHLLFVKYPDYEEGTLSQLKANMVSENSLSQLAKKLNLGKFLLLGKGEELSGGRAKNSILADTYEALLAAIYLDGGLEPVHNLVKKHFLPFLPASISRRSLLDFKSQLQEYTQEEFKAIPEYVVLKESGPEHQKRFAIGVKLNGGILARGMGKNKKAAEQKAAQNALKKLAAVKIKDLAKSQ
- a CDS encoding HU family DNA-binding protein, translated to MTKAELVAKVAEEVGIKKVEAEKAINTLLGAVKEVLKKEGRMALTGFGTFSVSKRKARTGRNPQTGQPIKIKASKVVKFRPGKDLKGHIK